One window of the Solanum stenotomum isolate F172 chromosome 11, ASM1918654v1, whole genome shotgun sequence genome contains the following:
- the LOC125844021 gene encoding uncharacterized protein LOC125844021, with protein sequence MLRISCNGAQKHQFSCLYSTVAVAAAPANVLMEFLVNSLDFSTKEAISTRDKLTRLRYRHYDPHLLLHLFDEMGMNKSQIKTLVSSSPQLLFCRVDENLKPKIKILQQLGLSGSQLATFLTKSSFLRRGLHTVIEPNLVYLRDLLPIHDHLPISLIKEPRLLSCNLPKVMPPNISLLQNFGFSMADILKAFHRHPRLLLNSPEWIEKAVNRLEKDFHMPLSSGMFLHGVQVLVSLDASKLERKLHIYRSFGWSDSDVCLMV encoded by the coding sequence ATGCTTAGAATTAGTTGCAATGGCGCACAAAAACATCAATTTTCCTGCCTTTATTCCACAGTTGCAGTGGCGGCGGCACCTGCTAATGTATTGATGGAGTTCCTGGTAAATTCACTCGACTTCTCAACAAAAGAAGCCATTTCCACAAGAGACAAGTTAACTCGTTTGAGATACAGACACTATGACCCGCATTTGTTACTTCATCTCTTTGATGAAATGGGTATGAACAAATCACAGATCAAAACCcttgtttcttcttctcctcaATTGTTGTTTTGTCGTGTTGACGAAAATCTCAAACCCAAAATTAAGATTTTACAACAACTTGGCTTATCTGGGTCTCAACTTgctacatttcttacaaaaagTTCTTTTTTGAGAAGAGGTTTACATACTGTTATAGAGCCTAATCTTGTTTATCTAAGGGATTTGTTGCCCATTCATGACCATCTACCTATAAGTCTTATTAAAGAGCCTAGGTTGCTTTCCTGTAATCTTCCTAAAGTTATGCCACCCAATATATCATTGTTGCAAAATTTTGGCTTTTCAATGGCCGATATTCTCAAGGCTTTTCACAGGCATCCTAGGCTTCTGCTCAATAGTCCTGAGTGGATTGAGAAAGCAGTAAATCGACTAGAAAAGGATTTTCATATGCCTCTCAGTTCAGGGATGTTTCTTCATGGTGTTCAAGTACTTGTATCGCTTGATGCATCCAAATTAGAAAGGAAATTACATATTTATCGGAGTTTTGGATGGTCTGATTCTGATGTCTGTCTAATGGTATAA